Proteins from a genomic interval of Nitrospiria bacterium:
- a CDS encoding VanZ family protein, with the protein MNNAKAFWPPSREFVRYWLPVIAYAALILILSSIPIRIRRIPFRNYDKVFHFFEYGVYAWLLYRAFKGTTSLSSRGRIAIATVLICTVFGMIDELYQFHTPYRTPDIYDLAADVSGAFAAMILAVFIQDVFPRS; encoded by the coding sequence ATGAACAACGCCAAAGCGTTCTGGCCTCCGAGCCGGGAGTTCGTCCGGTACTGGCTGCCGGTCATTGCCTATGCGGCGCTGATCCTTATCCTCTCGTCGATCCCCATTCGGATCCGCCGCATACCGTTTCGAAATTACGACAAAGTGTTTCATTTTTTCGAGTATGGGGTCTACGCCTGGCTTTTGTATCGCGCGTTCAAAGGTACGACGTCCCTCTCTTCACGTGGCCGGATCGCGATCGCGACGGTACTGATCTGCACGGTCTTTGGAATGATTGATGAACTGTATCAGTTCCACACCCCTTACCGTACCCCCGATATTTATGATCTGGCTGCGGACGTTTCCGGGGCCTTTGCGGCCATGATCCTCGCTGTTTTTATTCAGGACGTATTTCCACGATCATGA
- the miaB gene encoding tRNA (N6-isopentenyl adenosine(37)-C2)-methylthiotransferase MiaB — MTAKRLYIKTFGCQMNVHDSERISGLLRNEGYRLTEKPEEADMIIVNTCSIREKSEQKGYSDLGRFAMLKRDKPELILGMAGCVAQQEGEKVLTRFKGLDLVFGSSNISNVPQMVERITLQSQPVVMVQEPPGPPRTTPADRKDRVRAWVSIMEGCDRHCAFCVVPKTRGRERSRPSAEIVQEVRHLAGAGYKEVTLLGQTVNSYGKNLDEGVDFADLLTMLNAVDGIERIRFESPHPCDMTPKLIGAMAGLSKVCEYLHLPLQSGSDGVLEKMGRGYTLDQYRQIIERMRRFVPDMAFSTDIIVGFPGETEDDFQKTLDAVAEFEFDNVFYFNYSRRPNTPAVRFEKQVPKEVQEGRFHRLSILEKGLARKKNQALIGRVQEILIEGRSKRDLAKFTGRTRSNKLVHFDGADDEIGRLLNVRIATAGSTCLEGMRP, encoded by the coding sequence ATGACCGCAAAGCGACTTTACATCAAGACCTTCGGATGCCAGATGAATGTTCACGATTCGGAACGGATTTCCGGCCTGCTCCGGAACGAAGGCTACCGGCTCACCGAAAAACCGGAAGAGGCCGATATGATCATCGTGAACACCTGCAGCATCCGGGAAAAATCCGAGCAGAAGGGCTACAGCGACTTGGGCCGCTTTGCGATGCTCAAACGCGACAAGCCGGAGCTGATCCTCGGAATGGCCGGATGCGTGGCCCAGCAGGAGGGCGAGAAGGTTCTGACGCGGTTCAAGGGACTCGATCTGGTATTCGGATCTTCCAACATTTCGAATGTCCCGCAGATGGTCGAGAGGATTACACTCCAGTCGCAGCCGGTCGTGATGGTCCAGGAGCCGCCCGGACCTCCCCGAACGACGCCGGCGGATCGAAAGGATCGCGTGCGGGCCTGGGTCTCGATCATGGAGGGCTGCGACCGCCATTGCGCCTTCTGCGTCGTACCGAAAACCCGCGGAAGGGAACGGAGTCGTCCGAGCGCCGAGATCGTGCAAGAGGTGAGGCATTTGGCCGGGGCCGGTTATAAAGAGGTCACCCTTCTGGGGCAGACCGTCAATTCGTACGGCAAGAACCTGGATGAAGGTGTGGACTTTGCCGATCTGTTGACGATGCTCAACGCGGTGGATGGAATTGAACGGATTCGATTCGAATCTCCGCATCCCTGCGACATGACCCCAAAACTGATCGGGGCCATGGCCGGGCTGTCCAAGGTCTGCGAATACCTGCACCTTCCGCTTCAATCGGGGTCGGACGGAGTTCTGGAAAAAATGGGCCGAGGCTATACGTTGGATCAATACCGTCAAATCATCGAACGGATGCGACGGTTCGTTCCCGATATGGCCTTTTCAACGGACATCATAGTCGGTTTTCCCGGCGAGACGGAGGACGACTTTCAGAAAACGCTGGATGCGGTGGCCGAATTTGAATTTGACAACGTTTTTTATTTCAACTATTCGCGTCGGCCGAACACGCCGGCCGTCCGTTTCGAGAAACAGGTTCCCAAAGAGGTACAAGAGGGACGATTCCACCGGCTCTCGATTCTGGAAAAGGGCCTCGCCCGGAAAAAGAACCAGGCCTTGATCGGCCGCGTTCAGGAAATTCTCATCGAGGGTCGGAGCAAACGGGATCTCGCCAAATTCACGGGCCGGACTCGCTCCAACAAGCTGGTTCACTTTGACGGCGCCGATGATGAAATCGGCCGCCTCCTGAATGTTCGGATCGCCACGGCCGGGTCGACCTGCCTGGAAGGAATGCGTCCTTAG